The Vespula vulgaris chromosome 3, iyVesVulg1.1, whole genome shotgun sequence DNA window TTGTTTATAGATGATGCGTAAGGCTAACAAACGCAAAGAGTCCGACAtggatttcgaagaaaaaaagatgaacttAAGTTTAGGACAAGATGAGTTGGATCGTGAAGCAGGATATTACGTACGAGCTGCCAGTCCAGAACCACCTGTTGAAAGGTGGCCACCAAGAGAACCACCGCGAAGGATACCACCCCCGAGAATTACACCTGAACGATACATTGACGAACCAGAAACTTATTATCCACCTCCTACAACACCTTCTGATTATTATCGGTAAAATAAACAATCAAGCGTATCATAAAAAATGACTCGGGGATACTACTCTATTTAACAAACGAATAATTGAACAATTCGTGTTTTCATTAGGAGAGTACATTACAAGCCAGATTCTCGTACTCCTGCTGAATATCGAGAACGTCTTGAGTATCATCCAATTCCACACAGCACACCGCATTCTGTCTCACCGCCTCCGCATTCCcgggaacgagagagagatagagaacgcGAACGAGATAGGGAACGTGAATATTACGagaaatacgagaaaaagCACAAGCGACCGTCTAGAGAAGTCATAGTGGAACGCATACCACCGACTAAAACTTGGCGCGAAGAGGAACCAGCACCtatggaaagaggaagaggcgATGAGTGGGCAGATCCATGGATGCGACGTAAATCACCAAGCACCGTACGCCGTAATACAACCTCGTCCAGACGTTCTCGAAGACAATCTTATTCCTCGGGATCTTCTTATTCATCGACCAGGTAAGATTTAGTTTTTAACGATggtaattatgaaaaaaaattcttttacttttaattagtaataatcataataattaggTTAATACCAAAGATAGGATAAAGTACGATACTCGTCATTAAACTACTttgatatttatcaaaatggaATAGCTTTTTTAGCGTActtgaacaatttttgtaTTAGTTCGATTTCATCTTTGATCGAATATAGGTAAATACGTTATAGAATTGtacaagaaacaaaagaaaaagaagactattgaaattacgaattaaaataagaacgagtaagagtataatttttttagttCTAGCCGTAGCTCGAGCCGATCTAGCTACAGTTCTTACGACTCCCTATCCAGGTCCCGTTCACCTACTCCTCCCTCTAGAACCCGCAGCGGTGGAAAAGGGAAAGCAACGGTCCCTTCACCACCTGCAAGCGCCGCAGCCGTTCCTTCTGGAGCACCACAGCGTGGTGCTATGTTAATGAACCCACCGGCTCCTTCTCCTCGTCCACCCAAAGGCTCCATCTCTCCTACTACTGGAACGCTTCATCGACGTGCCGGATTGAATCCACCGGCGCCAAGTCCTTTATCATCTCATCAACGACATCATGAAAAAACAAGAGATAAAGCAGCCATTGCTGCTGCTGCAGTGGCTAAGGTTATCAAAAGTAGATCTAGATCTAGGTGAGAAatctatcgtttttctttctttttttcattatcttaatAATCGTTGATTTGTTAaatgtgaaataataataaaaaaaaaaaaaaaaaaacaatatggattattatttttcagatCTTCTCATAGTAGTTCCGGTTCGGAAAGTAGCGGTAGCAGTAGCGACTCGAGCGAATCAAGTTACTCGTCGTCTTCCAGTGAAACTCGTAAAAGGAAAGATTCTACACCTCCTTTAACTCGCAAAGATTCCAAAGCTATAGATGCTTTGAAACTTAGCGGTGCGAAGCAACAGATAAAACTTACTTTGAAGCCTACAAGCAACGTttcaacgacgaagaaaattgATCGCTCTACGATAATGGCTGGGAAGAAAAGAACCATTGAATCTCCACCTTTGATCGATAGCAAGGCGagtgttgctgctgctgctgcaaAAGCTGCTAAAAAGGCTAGTTCACGTCGGGAGGAACTATTGAAGCAACTGAAAGCTGTGGAAGATGCGATTGCTCGGAAAAGATCGAAAGTTTGAAGTCCTCCACACAGGCTGCGCTTCGTTTCTTGCTTCGTCGACTGACACGATGTTAAATgcataaaataagtaaatattcgTTAGGGTTGATGCATAATTAGCCATATAATATCGGGGacatataataatagagaCACAGAATGGTGCGTGGATCAACGatgttttcaatttttacgaCGAATATCCGATCTGGATAAaatctttcatttccttttttattcaattttgcttgtTTAGTagttcgaattaattatcatcGTCAGTCATGGTTTTCtaatttccttcatttttcaaatcgtaCCTTCGTAACTCTAAGTAACgttttttattactaaaatCTCAGTAAGAGTTTTCAAAGGAACACGTTCAGTGAAGATAAAGCAAGGATTGTAGAATAAATACGGAAGCGCGTGTACTACGGATACTATCATGTATCgcgaataaaagataaatgcgTAACTTATTTTTGCTTATCTTATGATTGTCTAGAATtcttcgtacatacatattgcatactttatcatttttgaaagaaaaaatataagtgtCATTATATGACAATAAATTGTCACtaaaatgtataaacatttcatctattactttcatttttaagCCATAAGCTTGTATCTCATAAAAATAACTCTGATTGATATTgcaaataaatcgatcgaagttTATTCGTCTTAATTGTTCTTGCCAGTAAGAGGATCAAAGGATATCATCCTATATTTTGGTTTTTATGAGTTCAAGCTCGAAAACTGAGATCATTATCAAAGAAAGTATTTACTTATCAGTCTTTCTGGTtaggaaaaaatttcaataagttgtaataaaagagataaatttattattacaaaaagtgCGCATCTTATACATATTGTTAAACACGCGATGATACGATATCGTAAAAAATCTTATAGATCGACCGATATCTTCGTGTTTTTttgcatattattatatcactctATTCCAAGTAATCTGATAGAAGCAAgggataaaatttatattgaataagCATggcatttgaaaaaaaaaagaaaaaaaaacaaactatatatttataaaaattctgttcactgaattttttaatttgaacaATTTCAAACAGGGATATATGAAAAGTAACATAAATGCATTAGCATAAATTGAATGAAaggtttttgtttttcatttaataaaaagcatatatatgtactttgtactttctctctttatacaaAACGTGCGTGTGAGCTATTTACAATTCTTACCACAAAATTATTCTACCAAACAATATAGAGATGAACACATTgtgttaataaattaacaacAAATATAACTTATGAAatacaaattgtaaaatttgagataaattatgtaaatgtatttGCAGTTACATCATACCTTAATgaaatactatattttatcaacAGTCCATAGAGAGGTAACAAAGTTAAACATtcccatatttctttttactgtGATAGTTCCTAAAGTTAGAAAGCTTCGAAGATATATGATCGTATGCAAGAAAACCAATTATCTCTACAATCACATCAAAATGAGATTACAAGAATTATACCTATGTAAAAGTATCACAACGTTCTTTACACATTTTTATGTACatgatttacttttttaaatattcggATATTTTTGAATGAGTAGTAAGTACTAATCGGATAatagttgaaaaataaatcaagatGATTTTTGAGTGtcaagaatgaaaaaaaaaaagacataaaaaaatttaagagaTAACTACACCAATATTCAAATCACACGATATGGTTGAGGAGTTTCAATCTCTGATTGCCTACTCGTCGAGACAATTTTTTCTGGATTATCTTGACCAGTTCGAATAGGAAGACCCATGAACTTATTGTTGGTTCCATTCAAAGTACTACGTCTTGCTCGTGCTACAGTAAGGTCGTGTTGAGGTTTAACttcgttatatttaaaaagaccATCACCTGGAGGTGGTAAACCATTTTTTGGTGATTTGTACCACCATTGATAAGTGACATACCAAGTTAGAACGGCGGCAATACCACcgagaaatttttctatcataatATGATAATAGAGGACGGTCGAGACCAGCATGACGTCCCAAAGTAATTGCTGCATAGTCATTACAACGAAAAGAGCTCTTAAATAGGGTGTACAAATTTTGTGGGCCTTTTTTAGGAACTCCAAATCGTTATCGGAAAGATTCCGAAGCGGACCAAAGCTGGTCTCATTCGGTGTTACTCTGCAATGTTCTTCTCGCATTATTAAATCCTTTATACCTTCCCAACCAATCATAGAGGAACCTTCCTCGGCTAAGATAAGGCTGGAGTATACAAGGATGAAGCTATGACCCGATATATCGAGGCCATTCCAAAATTTTCCTGCTTGAAGACATTTAACTTTGAATTGCAATTGAGCCTCCTTCGTGTTAACACAACGaccaaaattattttcgatgtaattaaataattttatccaCGTTAGCCAGGCCAACGTTGCAAGAACCAAACGAGCTAAATGCTTCAATAAGATCGACCTGCGACCGCAACCAAGCGTATGAGACGTAAGAACTACCCATGGGATGGTTACTATCAAGAGCCATCCCCACCCCCATTTGACGAAATACCGATTGAGCGCATTATCCGATCGGGAGAAGTACGATCTAGGCATAATCACGAAATCAGCCACGAGAGATATCGTAAATATCACGCCACAATATATGGCTACCTTCAATCTGGTATCAAAGAGCAAGGATTTTTTGCAAACATGTAAAAACATAGTAACGAATATGAGACCTATCGAGCTAGGTGCCGTGGTCGGTCTCGTCCCACCTCGATCTTCTTGATTTGAGCTCGGACGGAAATTTAAACGGCTCAACCTCGTGTTACCTCCCGAAAAAGAATTTCCCATGAAACTATTCCCACTTCCGGTGTTCGGATGGATTCCTCTTCGTTTGCCAGCTGCCATCCTTtccgttttttcttgttcttccgtattttaatctttttctctcttcctttctctactCACCTTCAAAAGGTATTGATAATTCTGTTATTTCTTTCAGTTCATCGTCTTACATTCGTGGACTTCGGACTTATTGAGGTTAAACAGCTGATTCGGGATTTCGTCTTCTCTCGAATTGGAAATTACTTCAACGATCTTTAacacttcttctttctcttcttcctattGATTTATTAGTCCACTAATTAGGCTAAAATGTGCATCGAACACTGCACAACGCGAGACTTTTTACTGTATATCTTATGGACGACCGTATCGCCGTGATGGATAGAGCCTAGCGCGCTCACCGAGCTAATTCGCTCAGTCATCAAACTACTCCCAGATTTATATTCCCCCTCTCTAACTCCAAGATAATTATGCATTAGTTTCTTTACAATCGGCCACGTTGCAACTGGCTAACATCgtaaagggaaaagaagaattaacgTTATAATTATTCCTGTCATCTTCCGAAGTTCAAAGACACAATTCAAAGTTCATACAgcttgaatatttttttttttttttttacgtatgcatttaattttctaaccTTTCTTTAGACGAAAGTTGTGATTACATGAATACATTATTCAAtttgataacaaaaattacgCACCTTGTTTGCACACGCGCTACAATCGGTCGTAcggtaaacaaattttttttccaaggaCGTGGgaacaaaaggaaattttcaaatactGCCCAttgaaaaacaatttatttacgaCGTTATTACTTGtcgatgtacatacatacaatgtTTCGTtgctaatttttttctgttgtagaaataagtataatattttgataactAAGTCAATGTTTCAATAGATGTTTGTCTCTACGTAGATTACCATATACGCGTGTAAAAGATTGATAACGCGTGATAATAAGTGAGAATAAgttgaaaaatgaattttttttgcGACAATATGTGACATGTAACAATTCAACTTTAATGTCTGCATTCGATGGTatgatgtttcttttttttttttcttttatcgtataataaccttaaaattttatgtaatacaTAGGCGTAATATTCgatgataatattttgaagATCTATAACGCAACAATATTGCTTTTTTATGTCAATACCGGCGCACTGAAGCATAATACAGTTATGTAAGATACAACGTGTAACATCAATAGCTCATTTCAAGGCaccattattattgtttttctagTAAAAAGATTATCCGATAAGCCAGCTTTTATCttgtaattaaatttgcaatttaattcaatcgaagaatatcattttttttttattcgtttgatacttttttagatagaaaaaaataaataaaaaaataaataatttcacgatAATTCTCACGTGTTcgtcattttgaaaatataaatggcGTCCACAGCATAAAATCAATTGATTTGCAACATATTCTAAATAACTATATATGATGTGTGCCAAAATATGCTAATCAAATGTCTATCGTTTATCTACGTTTGTAGAATGCATAGAATTCGCATAGTTGAgaagtattttaaaaaattgaacatTAGGACGTGgtaaattagatattattaaatctaatttaacaattttaattttggaCGTCAGCATTCTAGGCGATTCGTTATTGTACGAAGACCAATAACTTACCAATTCTGGATATCCCTCTTGATTAATATTAGCAGCTGCAATGGAATTAAATTTCACTCGTAAATCTAAATTTGGTTGACAATTAGTACCATTACATAGTTGAGTAACATCAGTTTGACTAGCATTAATAACTTGTACGTCGGTATAATTAACGAAAACGATCAATACTCTTTCGATTAGTTTTCGTTCAATGATTTTAGGTATCGTATCTGTTACCGAAGGATTTGTATCAAGCCATTGCcagaattttattacaaatccaGTACTATATGGTTCTTCTGATGTTATTAAAAAGACTGGTTTTGAAACAAACGAATTTGGACTGATATATTCCCAAATTCTTAATGTTTGATTTGGTTGTTTTTGAAGAGTTAGATTTAAAGTAGCTTTACAAGATTCCCAAGGGCATATGCCTTCATTTTCAACCATCAAACGATGATAACGTGTAGGCttccaataattattttgttcatccagcatcattgttttaaatatacgtGGCGATGctgttatttctctttttctttgcgatAAACTTGAACCATTGAGAAGTGCTTTTAATGAAACATACTTTGTTATGCCTACAaagtataaaatgtttttcttagaaaaaatatgaaaaaagatatttttcaaattacatATGTTTATGATATACGTACGTTTACCATTCATGTCATgacataaatacaaaatagTGCCCTCAGAAACaagattgtatatattaactaATGAGcaattatgttttatatactttCCCAGAAGTTGTCCTGTATTACCAgataaaagaacaagagaCGATACATTTCCTTGAGTTACTTCTACACTTAGTAGATCTTCAATTCCATCAGAATTGAGATCTGGTAAAATCACTGGTAATTTGGGAAATGTATGTACTTCAGAACTCCAGTGTATTATGCCTGTGGTTGGATCTATACTCTTTAATAAACCACGTTCTCCAACGACAATGCAATCTGACTTTCCAGATTGGTCTGTGTCAATGGATATGCAATCAATATTAGTAGGTACTCTTTCTAAACAAACCAACCATAAATAAAGACCACTGGTTCCATGTATAGATACAATAGAACTTCCTCTTGATGTTTTG harbors:
- the LOC127062322 gene encoding uncharacterized protein LOC127062322, with translation MSAEHHSGKGYTPLPQCMSNTDTEDEDEHVTQRSDLTNKETNDERETTEPTTVEHGTYYPLDETRNLANRTRNGQNIIKCYRDDIPKMIIEGNTQNDLWKRRDMSPLRRFCLVISILLCIATILVFLYVLPCDTMICPPVDEPQSSVSWEKTLWNVEVHGPITIIPGSPYDLIFLLRGQEYNDSNTDSNSKTSRGSSIVSIHGTSGLYLWLVCLERVPTNIDCISIDTDQSGKSDCIVVGERGLLKSIDPTTGIIHWSSEVHTFPKLPVILPDLNSDGIEDLLSVEVTQGNVSSLVLLSGNTGQLLGKYIKHNCSLVNIYNLVSEGTILYLCHDMNGKRITKYVSLKALLNGSSLSQRKREITASPRIFKTMMLDEQNNYWKPTRYHRLMVENEGICPWESCKATLNLTLQKQPNQTLRIWEYISPNSFVSKPVFLITSEEPYSTGFVIKFWQWLDTNPSVTDTIPKIIERKLIERVLIVFVNYTDVQVINASQTDVTQLCNGTNCQPNLDLRVKFNSIAAANINQEGYPELVSYWSSYNNESPRMLTSKIKIVKLDLIISNLPRPNVQFFKILLNYANSMHSTNVDKR
- the LOC127062331 gene encoding acyl-coenzyme A diphosphatase FITM2 is translated as MAAGKRRGIHPNTGSGNSFMGNSFSGGNTRLSRLNFRPSSNQEDRGGTRPTTAPSSIGLIFVTMFLHVCKKSLLFDTRLKVAIYCGVIFTISLVADFVIMPRSYFSRSDNALNRYFVKWGWGWLLIVTIPWVVLTSHTLGCGRRSILLKHLARLVLATLAWLTWIKLFNYIENNFGRCVNTKEAQLQFKVKCLQAGKFWNGLDISGHSFILVYSSLILAEEGSSMIGWEGIKDLIMREEHCRVTPNETSFGPLRNLSDNDLEFLKKAHKICTPYLRALFVVMTMQQLLWDVMLVSTVLYYHIMIEKFLGGIAAVLTWYVTYQWWYKSPKNGLPPPGDGLFKYNEVKPQHDLTVARARRSTLNGTNNKFMGLPIRTGQDNPEKIVSTSRQSEIETPQPYRVI